A window from Acidobacteriota bacterium encodes these proteins:
- the ftsH gene encoding ATP-dependent zinc metalloprotease FtsH, whose translation MAGPKNKPPKNLFFWIAAGILIALVWSLVQSPTPRSEEINFSRFIDHAEQKRVSEVTISDNQVHGKFRDGTEFKTVIPAQYDDLVPILRAAGVEINVKDTSRSPWFSYLFGWFPIVILILFWVFFMRQMQSGGNKAMSFGKSKAKLFSGQLKKVTFKDVAGVEEAEEELQEIIGFLRDPQRFQKLGGRIPKGVLLVGAPGTGKTLLARAVAGEANVPFYSISGSDFVEMFVGVGASRVRDLFEQAKKQGPCLVFIDEIDAVGRQRGAGLGGGHDEREQTLNQLLVEMDGFTANEGTIVIAATNRPDILDGALLRPGRFDRRIVVPMPDVKGREEILNVHIKNIPVHEDVSLKVIARSTPGFSGADLANLINEAALQGARLDQESVTMKDLEYAKDKVLMGVERKSMIISDEEKRNTAYHEAGHALIAALIPEADPIHKVTIIPRGLALGLTQQLPLDDRYTYTKDYLEAQLSVLLAGRVTEVLFLKKTTTGSANDFEKATEIARKMVCQWGMSDLGPMTFGDHDELIFLGRDLAMNKNYSEKTSERIDEEVKGIIMRCYARANELLEANSDKLEKIAVLLLEKEVLSSDEIMAVINGDKAKEAAPENKEAEKSGDAPVNDEDTANSKP comes from the coding sequence ATGGCCGGGCCGAAAAATAAACCTCCAAAGAACCTGTTTTTCTGGATCGCCGCCGGGATTCTCATCGCTCTTGTCTGGAGTCTCGTCCAATCCCCGACTCCCAGAAGCGAGGAGATCAATTTCAGCCGTTTCATCGACCACGCTGAGCAGAAACGCGTCTCCGAAGTGACCATTTCCGACAACCAGGTCCACGGCAAGTTCCGGGACGGCACGGAATTCAAAACGGTCATCCCCGCCCAGTACGACGATCTGGTTCCCATCCTCAGGGCCGCCGGCGTTGAAATCAACGTCAAGGACACCTCGCGAAGCCCCTGGTTTTCCTACCTCTTCGGCTGGTTCCCCATCGTTATCCTGATCCTGTTCTGGGTCTTTTTCATGCGCCAGATGCAGTCCGGCGGCAACAAAGCCATGTCCTTCGGAAAGAGCAAGGCCAAGCTGTTCTCCGGCCAGCTCAAAAAAGTGACCTTCAAGGACGTGGCCGGAGTTGAAGAGGCCGAGGAGGAACTCCAGGAAATCATCGGCTTTCTTAGGGACCCCCAGAGATTCCAGAAACTCGGCGGCCGGATCCCCAAGGGGGTGCTTCTGGTCGGCGCTCCGGGGACGGGCAAAACCCTGCTGGCCCGGGCCGTCGCGGGCGAGGCCAATGTGCCCTTTTACTCCATTTCGGGATCCGACTTCGTCGAGATGTTCGTCGGCGTCGGCGCTTCCCGGGTTCGCGACCTCTTCGAACAGGCCAAAAAACAGGGGCCGTGTCTGGTCTTCATCGACGAGATCGACGCCGTCGGGCGCCAGCGGGGCGCCGGCCTGGGCGGCGGCCACGACGAACGGGAGCAGACATTAAACCAGCTCCTCGTCGAAATGGACGGCTTCACCGCCAATGAAGGCACGATCGTCATCGCCGCCACCAACCGGCCCGACATTTTGGACGGTGCTCTGCTCCGGCCGGGACGGTTCGACCGCCGGATCGTGGTGCCCATGCCCGACGTCAAGGGCCGCGAAGAGATTCTCAACGTCCACATCAAGAATATCCCGGTTCACGAGGACGTCAGCCTCAAGGTCATCGCCCGTTCGACACCCGGTTTCTCCGGGGCCGACCTGGCCAACCTCATCAACGAGGCCGCTCTCCAGGGCGCCCGTCTCGACCAGGAATCGGTCACCATGAAGGACCTGGAATATGCCAAGGACAAAGTCCTCATGGGCGTCGAGCGCAAGAGCATGATCATCAGCGACGAGGAAAAGCGCAATACCGCCTACCACGAGGCCGGGCACGCCCTGATCGCCGCGCTCATTCCCGAAGCCGACCCCATTCACAAGGTGACCATCATCCCCCGGGGACTGGCCCTGGGATTGACCCAGCAACTGCCCCTGGACGATCGTTACACATACACCAAGGATTATCTTGAGGCCCAGTTGTCCGTTCTTCTGGCCGGCCGGGTCACGGAAGTGCTTTTTCTCAAAAAAACGACCACGGGATCGGCCAACGATTTCGAAAAGGCGACCGAGATCGCCCGCAAGATGGTCTGCCAGTGGGGCATGTCCGACCTGGGACCCATGACATTCGGAGATCACGACGAGCTGATCTTCCTGGGCCGCGACCTGGCCATGAACAAGAACTATTCCGAAAAGACTTCGGAACGCATCGACGAAGAGGTCAAGGGCATCATCATGAGATGTTATGCCCGGGCCAACGAGCTGCTGGAAGCGAACAGCGACAAGCTCGAAAAAATCGCCGTTCTCCTCCTGGAAAAGGAGGTGCTGAGTTCGGACGAAATCATGGCCGTCATCAACGGCGACAAAGCGAAGGAGGCCGCGCCGGAGAACAAAGAAGCGGAAAAATCCGGCGACGCCCCCGTTAACGATGAGGACACGGCAAACTCAAAACCTTGA
- the folP gene encoding dihydropteroate synthase: protein MKRTAPKLRLSNGNLSFGGRALVMGILNVTPDSFSDGGIYLDKDKAVARGLDMAAEGADILDIGGESSRPGSLPVSAEVEIERVVPVIRALRREIDLPLSIDTTKAAVARAAFEAGAGIVNDISALRFDPDMAATAARFGAAVILMHMQGTPQTMQDAPHYEDVLGEVRGFLKDRIHAAVEAGLPEESLAVDPGIGFGKRLEDNLALIDGLDAFLDLGRPVCVGVSRKAFIGRILDLPASDRLEGTIAAAVLCADRGAHILRVHDVGAVRRALHVAEAVKENVSHAG, encoded by the coding sequence ATGAAACGGACGGCCCCGAAACTGCGACTCTCCAACGGCAATTTGTCTTTCGGCGGGAGGGCGCTCGTTATGGGCATCCTCAATGTCACCCCCGACTCGTTCTCGGACGGGGGAATCTATCTGGATAAGGACAAGGCCGTCGCCCGCGGACTGGATATGGCCGCCGAAGGGGCCGACATCCTCGACATCGGCGGCGAAAGCAGCCGCCCCGGGTCCCTGCCCGTTTCCGCCGAGGTGGAGATCGAGCGCGTCGTTCCGGTCATCCGGGCCCTGAGGCGGGAGATCGATCTTCCCCTTTCGATCGACACGACCAAAGCCGCCGTGGCCCGGGCCGCTTTCGAGGCAGGCGCCGGCATCGTCAACGACATCAGCGCCCTGCGCTTCGACCCGGATATGGCCGCGACGGCCGCCCGGTTCGGCGCGGCCGTCATCCTCATGCACATGCAGGGAACGCCCCAGACCATGCAGGACGCCCCCCATTACGAGGATGTCCTCGGGGAAGTCCGGGGATTCCTGAAGGACCGCATCCATGCGGCCGTCGAAGCCGGACTTCCGGAAGAGAGCCTGGCCGTCGACCCGGGAATCGGCTTCGGCAAAAGGCTCGAGGACAATCTGGCCCTCATCGACGGTCTGGATGCCTTTCTCGATCTCGGCCGTCCCGTCTGCGTCGGCGTCTCGCGCAAAGCCTTCATCGGCCGCATCCTGGACCTTCCCGCTTCCGACCGACTCGAAGGGACGATCGCCGCCGCCGTCCTCTGCGCCGACCGGGGCGCCCATATCCTCCGCGTCCACGACGTCGGCGCCGTCCGGCGGGCCCTGCACGTGGCCGAAGCCGTCAAGGAGAACGTCTCCCATGCCGGCTGA
- the cdaA gene encoding diadenylate cyclase CdaA, translating into MPAEILGTLRHITLGDFLDIVLVAFILYSFLRLIKDTKAYQMAIGLGLVGILFLITEWGKLSVSNRIIRSFINYFIILIIVLFQAEIRRFLTGIGSRSLRRPFSFRSLQEKMDDLFRALDYMSQRRIGALLAVEKEISLASYAQRGTAVNALLSKDLLVSLFFPHSPLHDGAVIIRGDTIVAAGCLLPLPATHKLSGPIVTRTRHLAAVGLSMETDAAIIVVSEETGTISLAVRGTIEKFEDSGRMRERLVKYLRNAR; encoded by the coding sequence ATGCCGGCTGAAATTCTCGGCACCCTCCGGCACATCACGCTCGGAGATTTTCTGGACATCGTCCTCGTGGCCTTCATCCTCTATTCGTTTCTCCGCCTCATCAAGGACACCAAGGCCTATCAGATGGCCATCGGACTCGGCCTCGTCGGCATCCTGTTCCTGATTACGGAGTGGGGCAAACTCTCCGTCTCCAACCGGATCATCCGTTCGTTCATCAATTACTTCATCATTCTCATCATCGTCCTTTTCCAGGCGGAAATCCGGCGTTTTCTGACGGGCATCGGGTCCCGCTCGCTGCGGAGGCCTTTCTCGTTTCGCTCCCTTCAGGAAAAGATGGATGACCTTTTCCGGGCCCTGGATTACATGTCACAAAGGAGAATCGGCGCCCTGCTCGCCGTCGAAAAGGAGATTTCGCTGGCGAGTTACGCCCAGCGCGGGACGGCCGTCAATGCCCTGCTGTCCAAGGATCTCCTCGTCAGTCTCTTTTTTCCCCACTCCCCTCTCCATGACGGCGCCGTCATTATCCGCGGCGACACCATCGTCGCCGCGGGTTGCCTGCTTCCCCTTCCCGCAACCCACAAGCTCAGCGGCCCCATCGTGACCCGGACGCGCCACCTGGCCGCCGTCGGGCTGTCCATGGAGACCGACGCCGCGATTATCGTCGTCTCCGAAGAGACCGGGACGATTTCCCTGGCCGTCCGGGGAACGATCGAAAAGTTTGAAGACAGCGGCCGGATGCGGGAGCGGCTCGTGAAATACCTGAGGAACGCCCGATGA
- a CDS encoding CdaR family protein, with protein MSLIRDLFVRNWGLKLFAVLLALALWLILIPEEKTYSEKTLTIPLETRNIPPDMELVEKPAVSVDVTVRARMRIIDQITPANVVAKLDLEKATIYQEEYPLNQSMISLPPGAEVLRITPSKVDLRLENTAQIGLDIVPTLIGKPAEGLKLLKIEVVPPQVEVKGPESKILKTDKVTTTPINLAALTDSTEIDADLILPRPEMRLVTPQTKVRVKIQMEKTEEPEPAPAKKK; from the coding sequence ATGAGCCTTATCCGCGATCTTTTCGTCCGGAACTGGGGGCTGAAACTTTTCGCCGTCCTGCTGGCCCTCGCTCTCTGGCTGATTCTCATTCCGGAGGAAAAAACCTATTCCGAAAAAACCCTGACCATCCCGCTCGAGACGCGGAATATTCCCCCCGACATGGAACTCGTCGAAAAGCCGGCGGTCTCCGTGGACGTCACCGTCCGGGCCCGCATGCGCATCATCGACCAGATCACGCCGGCCAACGTCGTCGCCAAGCTGGACCTTGAGAAAGCCACGATCTACCAGGAGGAGTATCCGCTCAACCAATCCATGATCTCGCTGCCGCCGGGAGCGGAAGTCCTCAGGATCACCCCCAGCAAGGTCGATCTCCGGTTGGAAAACACGGCTCAGATCGGCCTGGACATTGTTCCCACGCTTATCGGGAAACCGGCTGAAGGCCTGAAACTCCTCAAGATCGAGGTCGTTCCGCCCCAGGTCGAAGTCAAAGGGCCCGAGAGCAAGATTCTGAAGACGGACAAGGTCACGACCACGCCGATCAATCTCGCCGCCCTCACGGACTCGACCGAAATCGACGCCGACCTGATCCTTCCCCGCCCGGAAATGCGCCTGGTCACGCCGCAAACCAAAGTCCGGGTGAAAATCCAGATGGAAAAGACCGAGGAGCCGGAACCCGCTCCCGCCAAGAAAAAATAG
- a CDS encoding pyridoxine 5'-phosphate synthase, whose protein sequence is MHLSVNIDHFATLREARRGAEPEPVLVALLAEQAGAVGIVTHIRADRRHIKERDLRLLRQTVKTKLNVEMAATDEMKAVALEIRPHVVSLVPEKPDELTTEGGLNVVPQVERLKAFVGELKAAGIRVSIFVDTGEDQILACRETGVDLVEINTGPYADAEPDRRDKTLDDVRKAAKQAAAAGLEVHAGHGLDYRNVAPIVAVPEIAELSIGFSIVARSAVVGIERAVREMIALLCRRP, encoded by the coding sequence ATGCATCTTTCCGTAAACATCGATCATTTTGCGACTCTCCGGGAGGCGCGGCGCGGCGCCGAACCCGAACCCGTCCTGGTCGCCCTCCTGGCCGAACAGGCGGGCGCCGTCGGCATCGTCACCCACATCCGGGCCGACCGGCGCCACATCAAGGAACGCGACCTGCGGCTCCTGCGCCAAACCGTCAAAACGAAACTCAATGTCGAGATGGCCGCGACGGACGAAATGAAAGCCGTCGCCCTCGAGATCCGGCCTCACGTGGTTTCCCTGGTCCCGGAAAAGCCGGATGAGCTGACGACCGAGGGCGGACTGAACGTCGTCCCCCAGGTCGAGCGTCTGAAGGCCTTCGTCGGCGAGTTGAAAGCGGCGGGCATCCGCGTCAGCATTTTCGTCGACACCGGCGAAGACCAGATCTTGGCATGCCGGGAGACGGGCGTCGATCTTGTCGAGATCAACACCGGACCCTACGCCGACGCCGAACCGGACCGTCGCGACAAAACCCTGGATGATGTCCGAAAGGCGGCCAAACAGGCCGCGGCGGCGGGGCTCGAGGTCCACGCCGGACACGGCCTGGATTACCGGAACGTCGCGCCCATTGTCGCCGTTCCCGAAATCGCCGAGCTCAGCATCGGGTTTTCCATCGTCGCCCGATCCGCCGTCGTCGGCATCGAACGCGCCGTGCGCGAAATGATCGCGCTCCTCTGCCGTCGTCCCTAG